The following are encoded together in the Candidatus Thermoplasmatota archaeon genome:
- a CDS encoding ECF transporter S component: MRAARLGLLVSFTALAVLGRLAFVWAPNVALTYFVVALAGLAYGPSFGFTVGLAAMTLSNLLLTGLDPVAFVNAPAMGLLGLAAGFAGRRVDLARERAASRVLVAGAAAFAGVAATLAFSVLADSTTYLVFYAPAGAPPGAWGALVALGLAFNALPAAVNGVLFGAGLPAAAEALARSGHADFTRGA; the protein is encoded by the coding sequence GTGCGCGCCGCGCGGCTCGGCCTCCTCGTCTCCTTCACCGCACTCGCGGTGCTCGGCCGTCTCGCGTTCGTGTGGGCGCCGAACGTCGCGCTCACGTACTTCGTCGTCGCGCTCGCGGGGCTAGCGTACGGGCCTTCGTTCGGCTTCACCGTCGGGCTCGCGGCGATGACGCTCTCGAACCTGCTTCTCACGGGCCTCGATCCCGTCGCGTTCGTGAACGCGCCCGCCATGGGCCTCCTCGGCCTCGCCGCGGGGTTCGCGGGCCGCCGCGTGGACCTCGCGCGCGAGCGCGCCGCGTCGCGCGTCCTCGTCGCGGGCGCCGCCGCGTTCGCGGGGGTCGCCGCCACGCTCGCCTTCAGCGTCCTCGCGGACTCGACGACCTACCTCGTCTTCTACGCGCCCGCCGGGGCGCCGCCCGGCGCGTGGGGCGCCCTCGTCGCCCTCGGCCTCGCGTTCAATGCGCTCCCCGCGGCCGTGAACGGCGTGCTCTTCGGCGCCGGCCTCCCGGCCGCGGCGGAGGCGCTCGCGCGCTCCGGCCACGCGGATTTCACGCGCGGCGCCTGA